The Alosa sapidissima isolate fAloSap1 chromosome 8, fAloSap1.pri, whole genome shotgun sequence genome contains a region encoding:
- the hspb8 gene encoding heat shock protein beta-8, with protein MGDGDFYTLGSRQRGPRDPFREQSLASRFMEDDFGIPFPEDLSMDWPGWARPRLSTRLNAPWTGGLRTAGFPRTSMGSPTVYSSRYSEPRSSPTPNPDEPWKVCVNVHSFQPEELNVKTKDGFVEVSGKHEEKQDEGGIVTKNFTKKIQIPADVDPLTVFASLSPEGVLIIEARQTPPYYLYSSEMPRDEPMAGSAAAPMAAEAEPKPQEATVA; from the exons ATGGGCGATGGGGATTTCTACACGTTGGGGAGCAGGCAAAGGGGACCTAGGGATCCGTTCAGAGAGCAGTCTCTGGCGTCTCGCTTTATGGAGGACGACTTTGGAATTCCCTTCCCCGAAGACCTCTCAATGGACTGGCCTGGCTGGGCACGGCCGCGACTGAGTACCCGACTCAACGCTCCCTGGACGGGTGGCCTGCGCACGGCGGGGTTCCCCCGCACATCCATGGGGTCGCCTACGGTCTACAGCTCACGGTACAGCGAGCCCCGCAGCTCGCCGACGCCGAACCCCGACGAGCCCTGGAAAGTGTGCGTGAATGTGCATAGCTTCCAACCCGAGGAGCTAAACGTCAAAACTAAGGACGGTTTTGTAGAAGTGTCAG GGAAACATGAAGAGAAGCAAGACGAGGGAGGCATCGTGACTAAAaacttcacaaagaaaattCA GATCCCGGCAGATGTTGACCCTCTCACAGTGTTCGCCTCACTCTCCCCCGAGGGGGTGCTCATCATCGAGGCGCGCCAGACGCCACCATATTACCTCTACAGCAGTGAGATGCCCAGGGACGAGCCCATGGCGGGGTCGGCAGCGGCGCCGATGGCAGCTGAAGCAGAACCCAAACCCCAGGAGGCCACCGTAGCGTAA